The Micromonospora sp. Llam0 genome includes a window with the following:
- a CDS encoding PH domain-containing protein encodes MCWSLAAALLLVFTAVSFGLRGSTGANLGSFQRGDQAAMVGLGLVGAAVILLFTRPRVEADADGVRVRNVLRSYQLPWSLVTAVRFDRDAAWASLELADDELVPMLALQSVDREHAVEAVRELRRLHAAGHATTPAG; translated from the coding sequence ATGTGCTGGTCGCTGGCCGCCGCGCTGCTGCTGGTCTTCACCGCGGTCAGCTTCGGCCTGCGCGGGTCCACCGGCGCGAATCTGGGCAGCTTCCAGCGTGGTGACCAGGCCGCCATGGTCGGTCTCGGCCTGGTGGGGGCCGCCGTGATCCTGTTGTTCACCCGGCCCCGGGTCGAAGCCGACGCCGACGGGGTACGGGTGCGCAACGTGCTGCGCTCCTACCAGCTGCCGTGGTCGCTGGTCACGGCGGTCCGCTTCGACCGGGACGCCGCCTGGGCCAGCCTGGAGCTGGCCGACGACGAGCTGGTGCCGATGCTCGCGCTGCAGTCCGTCGACCGGGAACACGCCGTCGAGGCGGTCCGGGAGTTGCGCCGGCTGCACGCGGCGGGCCACGCGACGACCCCCGCCGGCTGA
- a CDS encoding DMT family transporter, with protein MTPPDHPTPATTPPRTAQRRPAARRLAGVLPPWLALAVAGLGGVASASQSSVNAELGARMGSAAIGAVVNNIGGSLLVAVGLLLLPSMRAGLRTLRAARLPWWTYLGGVGGAFFVTAAAYAVPVLGVAVLTIAQVAGNSLGGLAVDRVGLAPAGRLAVTGPRLVGALLGIGAVVVAQVGRPVGQLAVGVIALAVAGGLAVSVQSALNGRVSAASTTAMGTVANFVVSTPLVLIAAGLLGGYRAAAGRAWPGEWYLYLGGLFGVCIVVALLVGVRSVGVLRTGLGVVAGQLLGALLIDVLVPGGPGVSPGLIAGAALIIVAVLVSGRGARRSRQVGRDGAVADLTGWQTSRPIRPPS; from the coding sequence GTGACACCACCGGACCACCCTACGCCGGCCACCACACCGCCCCGGACGGCGCAGCGCAGGCCGGCCGCGCGCCGTCTCGCCGGGGTGCTGCCGCCCTGGCTGGCGCTGGCCGTCGCCGGGCTCGGCGGGGTGGCGTCCGCGTCGCAGAGCTCGGTCAACGCCGAACTCGGTGCCCGGATGGGCAGCGCCGCCATCGGAGCGGTGGTCAACAACATCGGCGGATCGCTGCTGGTCGCCGTCGGGCTGCTGCTCCTGCCGTCGATGCGCGCCGGGTTGCGGACCCTGCGGGCCGCCCGGCTGCCCTGGTGGACCTACCTCGGCGGGGTCGGCGGGGCGTTCTTCGTCACCGCCGCCGCCTACGCGGTGCCGGTGCTCGGGGTGGCGGTGCTGACCATCGCCCAGGTCGCCGGCAACAGCCTCGGCGGCCTGGCAGTGGACCGGGTCGGGCTGGCCCCGGCCGGCCGGCTCGCCGTCACCGGGCCCCGGCTGGTCGGGGCGCTGCTCGGCATCGGCGCGGTGGTGGTGGCCCAGGTCGGCCGGCCGGTCGGGCAGCTCGCGGTCGGGGTGATCGCGCTGGCGGTGGCCGGTGGGCTGGCGGTGTCGGTGCAGTCGGCGCTGAACGGGCGGGTCTCGGCGGCCAGCACCACCGCGATGGGCACGGTGGCGAACTTCGTGGTCAGTACGCCGTTGGTGCTGATCGCGGCCGGCCTGCTCGGCGGCTACCGGGCGGCGGCCGGCCGGGCGTGGCCGGGCGAGTGGTACCTCTACCTCGGCGGGCTGTTCGGTGTCTGCATCGTGGTGGCGCTGCTGGTCGGGGTCCGGTCGGTCGGGGTGCTGCGGACCGGGCTCGGGGTGGTCGCCGGGCAGCTCCTCGGGGCGCTGCTGATCGACGTCCTGGTCCCCGGCGGTCCCGGCGTCAGCCCGGGTCTGATCGCCGGTGCCGCGCTGATCATCGTCGCGGTGCTGGTGTCCGGCCGGGGCGCCCGCCGGTCCCGGCAGGTCGGCCGCGATGGTGCGGTGGCAGACTTGACCGGGTGGCAGACGAGCCGACCTATCCGACCACCGAGCTGA